A stretch of DNA from Lotus japonicus ecotype B-129 chromosome 4, LjGifu_v1.2:
CCAAGAGAGCCCTTACGCTTTTGCTAAGGCTCCTAGCCTTTGGAGCAACTATAGCAGCAGCCATTGTTATGGTGACAAGCCATGAATCTACTGAGATCCTGAACCTAACTTTCACCGCAAAATATAGCGACGAGCCAGTATTCAAGTGAGGTTTCATGTTTTACCCATTTTCTCCTTGCTACGTAAATCTCTGTTTTTCTAAACATTTCAAGTGAGGTTTCATGTGAAAAACTGGCTAACCCATAAACCATGTTTTTACAACTAAATTCACTAGATCGATGTTTTTCACAACGTGCTTCTCATGTGTCAAAAGCATTTAACTTTTTAGAAAAATCTATTTTAACTTGTGAACCAGATTTTTCTTGGGTCAAAGGTAGATAAAACCAATTTTAATAGTATGTTTAGATCgacttattttttctcaaaatcaaatttCTAATATCCAGAAGCTACTGATCACAGAAACTTCTTCCCATAATTTGATTCAGTCATTTCCGTGTTTAGAATCAAATTGTAGAAGAATAATTTTCAAACATGTACTAAATTGATCACTTCTCATTGGCTTAGTCCCTATGTTATCTTAAAATTTCATATAGGTACTTTGTGATAGCAGAAGCCATAGCAAGTGGATACAGCCTCATCATTGTTCTCTTCACATGTTTCCAAAATTCACTTTGGCGTTTGATTGTGATCTTGGATGTGGTAAGCACTAAGCAACCATTTGTGTAATctaatctcactctcttatAATCCTTGGTAAATCACTGATTAATTAAATTTCCACATTTTATATGTTTTGATCATCAGGTGATGGCAATGCTACTCAGTTCAAGCGTTTCAGCAGCACTTGCAATAGCTCAGGTGGGGAAGAAAGGTAACAGCCATGCCGGTTGGTTACCTATTTGCGGACAAGTTCCTAAGTTTTGTGACCATGTCTCTGGAGCACTCGTTGCTAGTTCTGCTGCAGCTATAATCTACTTCCttcttatattattttcttcccTTTACTCTACAGAATGCACTCTTCCTGTGAAACCTGAAACAGATCCATCACATGTTACCTAGTtgtttttactcttttttaattttgtctTGCATCCTTGATCCTTCACGTGTGCTATAGTACTAGTCCCTTTAAATCACTTGTATTTGATTTATCCAAGTTATAGACAATCAAAATGATGACACTTATGAATATTAAATTTGGATATATGTGTTTTATGTGTTCCCCTTTATTATCGCCAACATGGGTTGACACACCTAGCCGTCCCAGCCCGGGTTTGAGCCTCCTCCCCAAAGGTGTGAGTTCAAATCCCTTATAGACAGAAATTGTAAATTGGTGAATATTGCTACTCAGGAAGGTCCCTAACATTTCAGCATACCAATGAAGTGTGCCTCTACTAACCTTCATAAAAGTAAAGAGGAGATAATCTTCTACGGCAAAGATCTCTAATATGTCACAGACACCCTATCTAATAGGTTTGAAGATGTTTCTCTAAAccctttcatttttcataaaataGTCTATTAATCAATGTAACTCGAATTTCATAAAATAGTCTATTAATCAATGTACCCCGGATTTCATAAAATCCCCCGAATTTGTTTCTGTTACCATTTTTCAACCTCAACGTTAAATGTTTACTTCATGTATATATTAATTCGTAAGATCTCATGTATGCACTTCTAAAACACTTCcatcttaataatatatgaagagaaaatagATAAATGAGTGATATAATACGTGATCCGATagaaaattaagagaaaaagttAATCATAATGTATCAAAAACTCTATTAATTCACAAAAAATGCCACTTTGGTTTCTTTGATGGAGTGGAAAGAAAAGCATAGAGAAGAAGGACCAACAAAATCTGCAGAATACCAAGCAGTGGTACGTGCAGGCCCACACGTGCGTCCCCTCCAGCAAGCTCACGCTCATCTCGTCGTCACCGGCTGCCACCGCAGCCGCGCCCTCATCACCAAGCTCCTCACACTCTCCTGCGCCGCCGGCTCCATCGCCTACACGCGCCGCCTCCTACGCGCCGCCATCAACCCCGACTCCTTCCTCTTCAACTCCCTCCTCAAAGCCACCTCCGCCTCCGGCTTCTCTCTCGACACCATCCTCTTCTACAGTCGCATGCTCCACTCCCGCATTGCACCTTCCTCTTACACTTTCACCTCCGTCTTCAAGGCCTGCGCTCACCTTTCCGCTCTCCGAGTTGGTACCGTTGTCCATTCCCACGTTTTCGTTTCTGGGTATGGCTCCAATCCCTTTGTCCAAGCCGCAATCGTCACGTTCTACGCGAAATCTAGTGCGTTACCGGTTGCACGCAAGGTGTTCGATGAAATGCCTCAACGAAGTGTCGTTGCTTGGAACTCCATGATTTCGGGTTACGAGCAAAATGGGCTTCCCAATGAAGCGGTTGCGCTGTTTCGCGAGATGTGTGAACTCGGGGTTCGTCCTGATTCCGCGAGTTTTGTTTGTGTGTTATCGGCTTGCTCTCAATTGGGGTCTCTTGATTTGGGGTGTTGGGTGCATGACTGTGTTGTTAGCAGTGGGGTTCATGTTAATGTCGTTCTCGCTACCTCGTTGATAAACATGTTTTCGCGGTGTGGTGATGTGAGCAGAGCGCGAGCGGTTTTTGATTCGATGAATGAAGGGAATGTTATTGCGTGGACCGCTATGATATCCGGGTATGGTATGCATGGGCATGGTGTTCAAGCAATGGAGCTTTTTCATGATATGAAAGCACGAGGGCTAGCTCCTAACAGGGTCACTTTTGTTGCTGTCTTATCTGCATGTGCTCATGCAGGGCTAGTACATGAAGGGCGCCAAGTGTTTGCAAGCATGGGACATGAGTATGGTGTAGTTCCAGGAGTGGAGCACCATGTTTGTATGGTTGATATGCTTGGGAGGGCTGGGTTGCTCTGTGAAGCATACCAATTCATCAAAGAACTTAGTCCTGAGGAGCTTGTTCCGGCGGTGTGGACCGCCATGCTTGGGGCTTGCAAGATGCATAAGAATTTCGATCTCGGCGTGGAAGCTGCCGAGCATCTCATATCTTTAGAGCCAGAGAATCCTGGCCATTATGTGTTGCTTTCTAACATGTATGCATTGTCAGGGAGGATGGATAAAGTAGAGTCAGTTAGAAATGTAATGATCCAAAGAGGACTGAAAAAGCAAGTGGGTTATAGCATCATTGATGTCAACAACAACAGTTACCTTTTTAGCATGGGTGATAAGTCACACCCTGAGACCAATGAGATTTATCAATATTTGGATGAATTGATTTGGAGGTGCAAGGAAGCAGGTTATGCACCTGTTCCCGAATCGGCAATGCACGagttggaggaagaagaaagggagTATGCCCTTAGATATCATAGTGAGAAGCTGGCAGTGGCATTTGGGTTGATGAAAACTAGCCATGGAGTGACTCTCAGGATTGTCAAGAACCTTCGGATGTGTGAGGACTGTCATGCTGCAATTAAGTTAATCTCTGCTGTCACAAACAGAGAGATAGTTATTCGGGATAAGCTTCGTTTCCATCATTTCCGAGAAGGCTCATGTTCTTGTTTAGATTATTGGTGATAGGATTTAACTTGGGTGAATTTGATTGACTGGAGATTATTTTGAGAACAATTCTGAAGAGAATGATGTTCTTTCAATATACATCAGCAGAGTATGTGAGAGGAATGTTGTAATATGGCTTCCAATACAAAGGTTGCAGGAATTCGGATAGTGATTAACATATCAATTTACCAATATTTTTGTGAGTGCTAACCTCTGTTCTTACTAATGCCACTATGatctaattttgtttttctgtcCACTTTGTACATATATGGTACCTAATATAGCTTTGTGATTCTAATTGCAGCTCATTGGTGCTGTTTCAAATAGCTGAAGCCTGAAGGAGATTTTGTAACATGCTTTATATTTATTCCCTGCAGTGAAGGGCTACTAAAGACTATCTATAGTGTATGTAACAAGAGATTCTTATATCAATCCATGTCATATGTATAAAACGTATCATAGGTTCTGAAACCAAAGTTAAGAACTTGGCATGCAACAATAAAATAACTTCCATCGAGAAGCCAGCCGAGGCGTGGCAATTAACTAGAGAAAGTGAAAGACCTATATTTTGATTCTTCCTCTTTTGGTAAAATGGCGACTTCATTTTTTAATCTTTCTCTTGTGGCACCccttttggaaacttagaggtttcttcaaagttcaaacataaTTCTAATACTAGTGGTGTGCAATGGTAAGGGATTAGTATCGAAGACATAACTAAATCTGGTTGATTCCATAAATAGTAAAACCAAACTGAAGCTAAACGAGCTGACTAAAACAAAGAATTTATAAGTTAGGTTGCTTAGGTTTGTCATCTAACCTTAATTGAGAGTATTATCTTCTAACCTTCAAGACACAATGAACAAGAAAATGGAAAGAAGTATAAGGATAATGAAGAAAGATAGATAAAACCAATTCCTACTCATAACTATTAGTTGAAGAGGCCCGAGCTGGTCCGAGAGGGAGTGACTCGAGTCTCTTAAGCATGTGATCATGGGTTTGATGCTTGAATTTACAAGTTGGGTTGCTTAGGATTGTCTACTAACCTTAATTGAGAGGATCATCTACTAACCTTCAAGACACAATGGACTAGAAAATGGAAAGAAGAATAAGGATAATGAGGAAAAGATAGTTCaacaaaataaagataaaaccaATTCCTAGTCATAAATTAGTTGAAGAGGTCTGAGTTGGTCCAAGGAGGAGTGCCTCGAGTCTTTTAAGCATGTGATCATGAGTTTGATGCTTGAATTTTGTGTATGGAGATAAGACTATTGGAAGAGGTTTCACTATGGTGCCTAAACATATCTCGGG
This window harbors:
- the LOC130714793 gene encoding CASP-like protein 1C1, with translation MNKTKRALTLLLRLLAFGATIAAAIVMVTSHESTEILNLTFTAKYSDEPVFKYFVIAEAIASGYSLIIVLFTCFQNSLWRLIVILDVVMAMLLSSSVSAALAIAQVGKKGNSHAGWLPICGQVPKFCDHVSGALVASSAAAIIYFLLILFSSLYSTECTLPVKPETDPSHVT
- the LOC130715433 gene encoding pentatricopeptide repeat-containing protein At2g33760; protein product: MEWKEKHREEGPTKSAEYQAVVRAGPHVRPLQQAHAHLVVTGCHRSRALITKLLTLSCAAGSIAYTRRLLRAAINPDSFLFNSLLKATSASGFSLDTILFYSRMLHSRIAPSSYTFTSVFKACAHLSALRVGTVVHSHVFVSGYGSNPFVQAAIVTFYAKSSALPVARKVFDEMPQRSVVAWNSMISGYEQNGLPNEAVALFREMCELGVRPDSASFVCVLSACSQLGSLDLGCWVHDCVVSSGVHVNVVLATSLINMFSRCGDVSRARAVFDSMNEGNVIAWTAMISGYGMHGHGVQAMELFHDMKARGLAPNRVTFVAVLSACAHAGLVHEGRQVFASMGHEYGVVPGVEHHVCMVDMLGRAGLLCEAYQFIKELSPEELVPAVWTAMLGACKMHKNFDLGVEAAEHLISLEPENPGHYVLLSNMYALSGRMDKVESVRNVMIQRGLKKQVGYSIIDVNNNSYLFSMGDKSHPETNEIYQYLDELIWRCKEAGYAPVPESAMHELEEEEREYALRYHSEKLAVAFGLMKTSHGVTLRIVKNLRMCEDCHAAIKLISAVTNREIVIRDKLRFHHFREGSCSCLDYW